In Sparus aurata chromosome 2, fSpaAur1.1, whole genome shotgun sequence, a single genomic region encodes these proteins:
- the LOC115566050 gene encoding TRPM8 channel-associated factor homolog: protein MSNQPTQNQHEAAYLSLMRGLRELDLRGPSVPSDLVLIGDHAFPLAMNSQGQVLMAASLYGSGRIVVLGHEAYLTAFPALVENALTWLRGDGSDNLSVGVHNNIRAVADNLSRSSFKAEVVGAFSKTLGVGVYVTDAYSVGAHVKDLVAFMKAGGGVLIAGQAWSWAGAHPKENTLLLFDGNKVSGVAGIYFSDHQGEVECLPVYPQIPSSWMAVVTGKDFEDDLEFLLQGVSEFDLQGGAVHSEVLVHGSLAFPIGTTGDRRAFLAGAYYGQGRVIVVTHEGLLGRETLAPFWINALHWLDEGRQGVVGVMPDHALKVLSKSGLKCEKTNFRNDLSVFVCTAYSDDRAKEIQDFVAEGGGLLIGGHAWYWAQTHSGQNPLTDFSGNKILNKMGLSLLAATIGGGLYKAPVPSQAVKDTDHFRHLLNRFAGHVTQGKELSKHEEECLKKLGQDCATYLNMKARDCSSYTQVVSTLTDILMKSGMPQVCDSCPVKKPKDHLLLSVGAEVYKVCPDPDALLPYLIKHNPLLPVVYNHKIKISANTAGGEEWISTGLYLSPGMKTYISLPEEIVNKGWQIQIGCQTDRLNHAELKRAPCVHERFPVTSNMMQVWNLWGGLIYLLAPPKTQVEGLEVTVQMAVPAPYYKSGVTTTAEWSLLRTAPSPWAELEFDNIILTVPSEAVRNLDRPDELAALWNDIMKAIADLAVIPHKFPRKERFVTDVQISCGWMHSGYPVMAHKASAAELVSINHAKSNGIWGPIHELGHNQQRGCWEFPSHTTECTCNLWSVYVHEEVLGINRAQAHPAMTLASRNARAAEYAKGGRKLSDWHMWVALETYMQLQEKFGWDAFKKVFAAYHKMSNFPQDNKGKMNLYAETFSQTVKMNLEGFFKAWGWPIETATEEKLSNLPPWSDHPMTQYD from the exons ATGTCCAACCAGCCCACTCAAAACCAGCATGAAGCGGCCTACCTGTCTCTGATGAGAGgcctgagagagctggaccttcGGGGCCCCAGTGTTCCCAGTGATCTGGTTCTGATTGGAGACCATGCCTTTCCTTTGGCAATGAACAGCCAAGGCCAGGTCCTGATGGCTGCCTCTCTGTACGGCAGTGGAAGGATTGTGGTCCTGGGTCATGAGGCCTACCTGACCGCCTTTCCTGCTCTGGTAGAGAACGCTCTGACCTGGCTGCGAGGAGATGGATCTGACAACTTGTCTGTTGGCGTCCACAACAACATCAGGGCAGTTGCTGATAACCTCAGTAGATCCAGCTTCAAAGCTGAAGTTGTAGGGGCCTTTAGTAAAACTCTGGGGGTGGGAGTGTATGTGACTGATGCCTACAGCGTGGGTGCACATGTGAAGGACCTGGTGGCGTTTATGAAAGCTGGAGGTGGAGTGCTGATAGCGGGGCAGGCATGGAGCTGGGCTGGAGCTCATCCTAAGGAGAACACGCTGCTTCTGTTTGATGGAAACAAGGTTTCTGGTGTGGCAGGGATCTACTTTTCTGACCATCAAGGTGAGGTAGAGTGCCTGCCTGTCTACCCACAGATCCCTTCATCCTGGATGGCTGTAGT AACCGGTAAGGATTTTGAGGATGACCTAGAGTTCTTACTCCAGGGGGTTTCAGAGTTTGACCTCCAGGGTGGGGCAGTACATTCTGAGGTTCTGGTCCATGGCTCGCTAGCCTTTCCCATCGGCACCACAGGTGATAGACGGGCATTCTTGGCAGGAGCCTACTATGGGCAGGGAAGGGTTATTGTGGTTACACATGAAGGACTTCTAGGAAGAGAG ACACTGGCTCCATTTTGGATCAATGCCCTTCATTGGTTGGACGAGGGCAGACAGGGGGTCGTGGGCGTCATGCCTGATCACGCACTCAAAGTTCTCAGCAAGTCAGGGTTAAAGTGTGAGAAGACAAACTTCAGGAACgacctgagtgtgtttgtgtgcacagcgTACAGCGATGATCGTGCAAAGGAAATCCAAGACTTtgtggcagagggaggaggccTGCTGATCGGTGGACATGCCTGGTACTGGGCACAGACACACTCTGGGCAAAACCCATTAACTGATTTCTCAG GGAACAAGATCCTCAACAAAATGGGTTTGAGCCTGTTGGCAGCAACAATTGGAGGAGGTTTATACAAGGCCCCTGTGCCAAGCCAGGCTGTCAAAGACACCGACCACTTCCGCCACCTTCTGAACCGCTTTGCTGGTCATGTTACCCAGGGCAAGGAACTTAGCAAGCATGAGGAGGAATGCCTTAAAAAACTGGGCCAGGACTGCGCCACTTACCTGAACATGAAGGCTCGCGACTGCTCCTCCTACACACAGGTGGTGTCAACCCTCACTGACATCCTAATGAAGTCGGGCATGCCACAG GTATGTGACAGCTGCCCTGTGAAGAAGCCCAAAGACCACCTGCTCCTCAGTGTGGGGGCAGAGGTGTACAAGGTTTGCCCAGATCCAGATGCCCTCCTGCCCTATCTCATCAAGCATAACCCCTTGTTGCCAGTTGTCTATAACCACAAAATCAAGATTAGTGCAAACACAGCAG gagggGAAGAGTGGATCAGCACAGGTCTCTACCTCTCTCCTGGTATGAAGACCTACATATCCCTACCAGAAGAGATTGTCAACAAGGGATGGCAG ATCCAGATCGGCTGTCAAACAGACCGTCTCAACCATGCAGAGCTGAAGAGAGCACCGTGTGTTCATGAGCGTTTTCCTGTGACCTCAAACATGATGCAGGTGTGGAACCTGTGGGGGGGACTCATCTACCTGTTGGCCCCGCCCAAAACACAAGTGGAGGGCCTAGAGGTCACAGTGCAGATGGCTGTACCTGCACCATATTATAAATCTG GTGTGACAACAACAGCTGAGTGGTCGCTGCTGCGCACAGCTCCTTCTCCCTGGGCTGAGTTGGAGTTTGACAACATCATCCTCACTGTGCCGTCAGAAGCTGTGCGGAACCTGGACCGCCCTGATGAGTTGGCGGCACTTTGGAATGACATCATGAAGGCCATAGCTGACCTGGCTGTCATACCACACAAATTTCCCCGCAAAGAGCGCTTTGTGACTGATGTGCAGATTTCCTGTG GTTGGATGCATTCAGGTTATCCTGTCATGGCACACAAGGCCTCAGCAGCCGAGTTGGTCAGCATCAACCATGCCAAGAGTAATGGCATTTGGGGCCCGATCCATGAGTTGGGACACAAccagcagagaggctgctggGAGTTCCCATCACACACTACAGAGTGCACATGCAACCTGTGGTCAGTGTATGTGCATGAAGAGGTGCTGGGGATCAACAGGGCACAG GCTCATCCAGCCATGACTTTAGCCAGTCGAAACGCTCGGGCAGCAGAGTACGCCAAAGGGGGCAGGAAACTCAGCGACTGGCACATGTGGGTGGCCCTGGAGACGTATATGCAG CTCCAGGAGAAGTTTGGCTGGGATGCCTTTAAAAAGGTGTTTGCTGCCTACCACAAGATGAGCAACTTTCCCCAGGACAACAAAGGAAAGATGAATCTGTATGCTGAGACTTTCTCCCAGACTGTGAAGATGAACCTGGAAGGATTCTTTAAGGCCTGGGGTTGGCCTATTGAAACTGCCACTGAGGAGAAACTCTCCAACCTGCCGCCCTGGAGTGACCACCCCATGACCCAGTATGACTGA
- the LOC115569437 gene encoding TRPM8 channel-associated factor homolog — protein sequence MSNQPTQNQHEAAYLSLMRGLRELDLRGPSVPSDLVLIGDHAFPFAMNSRGQVLMAASLYGSGRIVVLGHEAYLTAFPALVENALTWLRGDGSDNLSVGVHNNVRAVADNLSRSSFKAEVVGAFSKNLGVGVYVTDAYSVGAHVKDLVAFMKAGGGVLIAGQAWSWAGAHPKENTLLLFDGNKVSGVAGIYFSDHYGEVEYLPVWPQIPSSWMAVRTGKDFEDDLEFLLQGVSEFDLQGGTVPSEVLVHGSLAFPIGTTGDRRAFLAGAYYGQGRVIVVTHEELLGQETLAPFWINALHWLDEGRQGVVGVMPDHALKVLSKSGLRCEKTNFKNDLSVFVCTAYSDDHAKEIQDFVAEGGGLLIGGHAWYWTYTHPGQNPLTDFSGNKILNKMGLSLLAATIDGGLYKAPVPSQAVKDTYHFRHLLNRFAGHVIQGKELSKHEEECLKKLGQDCATYLNMKANDSSSYTQVVSTLTDILMKSGMPQVSDSCPVKKPKDHLLLSVGAEVCKVCPDPDALLPYLIKHNPLLPVVYNHKIKISANTAGGEEWISTGLYLSPGMKTYISLPGEIVNKGWQIQIGCQTDHLNHAELKRAPCVHERFPVTSNMMQVWNLWGGLIYLLAPPKTQVEGLEVTVQMAVPAPYYKSGVTTAAEWSLLRTAPSPWAELEFDNIILTVPSEAVRNLDRPDELAAHWNEIMKAIADLAVIPHKFPRKERFVTDVQISAGWMHSGYPVMAHKVSASELVSINIAKSNGIWGPIHELGHNQQRGCWEFPSHTTECTCNLWSVYVHEEVLGINRAQAHPDMTLASRKARAAEYAKGGRKLSDWHLWVALETYMQLQEKFGWDAFKKVFAAYHKMSNFPQDNKGKMNLYAETFSQTVKMNLAGFFKAWGWPIETATEEKLSNLSPWSDHPMTQYD from the exons ATGTCCAACCAGCCCACTCAAAACCAGCATGAAGCGGCCTACCTGTCTCTGATGAGAGgcctgagagagctggaccttcGGGGCCCCAGTGTTCCTAGTGATCTGGTTCTGATTGGAGACCATGCCTTTCCATTTGCAATGAACAGCCGAGGCCAGGTCCTGATGGCTGCTTCTCTGTACGGCAGTGGAAGGATTGTGGTCCTGGGTCATGAGGCCTACCTGACCGCCTTTCCTGCTCTGGTAGAGAACGCTCTGACCTGGCTGCGAGGAGATGGATCTGACAACTTGTCTGTTGGCGTCCACAACAACGTCAGGGCAGTTGCTGATAACCTCAGCAGATCCAGCTTCAAAGCTGAAGTTGTAGGGGCCTTTAGTAAAAATCTGGGGGTGGGAGTGTATGTGACTGATGCCTACAGCGTGGGTGCACATGTGAAGGACCTGGTGGCGTTTATGAAAGCTGGAGGTGGAGTGCTGATAGCGGGGCAGGCGTGGAGCTGGGCTGGAGCTCATCCTAAGGAGAACACGCTGCTTCTGTTTGACGGAAACAAGGTTTCTGGTGTGGCAGGGATCTACTTTTCTGACCATTACGGTGAGGTAGAGTACCTGCCTGTCTGGCCACAGATCCCTTCATCTTGGATGGCTGTAAG AACCGGTAAGGATTTTGAGGATGACCTAGAGTTCTTACTCCAGGGGGTTTCAGAGTTTGACCTCCAGGGTGGAACAGTACCTTCTGAGGTTCTGGTCCATGGCTCGCTAGCCTTTCCCATCGGCACCACAGGTGATAGACGGGCATTCTTGGCAGGAGCCTACTATGGGCAGGGACGGGTTATTGTGGTTACACATGAAGAACTTCTAGGACAAGAG ACACTGGCTCCATTTTGGATCAATGCTCTTCATTGGTTGGATGAAGGCAGACAGGGGGTCGTGGGCGTCATGCCTGATCATGCACTCAAAGTTCTCAGCAAGTCAGGGTTAAGGTGTGAGAAGACAAACTTCAAGAACgacctgagtgtgtttgtgtgcacagcgTACAGCGATGATCATGCAAAGGAAATCCAAGACTTtgtggcagagggaggaggccTGCTGATTGGTGGACATGCCTGGTACTGGACATATACACACCCTGGGCAAAACCCATTAACTGATTTCTCAG GGAACAAGATCCTCAACAAAATGGGCTTGAGCCTGTTGGCAGCAACAATTGATGGAGGTTTATACAAGGCCCCTGTGCCCAGCCAGGCTGTCAAAGACACCTACCACTTCCGCCACCTTCTGAACCGCTTTGCTGGTCATGTTATCCAGGGCAAGGAACTTAGCAAGCATGAGGAGGAATGCCTTAAAAAACTGGGCCAGGACTGCGCCACTTACCTGAACATGAAGGCTAATGACAGCTCCTCCTACACACAGGTGGTGTCAACCCTCACTGACATCCTAATGAAGTCGGGCATGCCACAG GTGTCTGACAGCTGCCCTGTGAAGAAGCCCAAAGACCACCTGCTCCTCAGTGTGGGGGCAGAGGTGTGCAAGGTTTGCCCAGATCCTGATGCCCTCCTGCCCTATCTCATCAAGCATAACCCCTTGTTGCCAGTTGTCTACAACCACAAAATCAAGATCAGTGCAAACACAGCAG gaggGGAAGAGTGGATCAGCACAGGTCTCTACCTCTCTCCTGGTATGAAGACCTACATATCCCTACCAGGAGAGATTGTCAACAAGGGATGGCAG ATCCAGATCGGCTGTCAAACAGACCATCTCAACCATGCAGAGCTGAAGAGAGCACCGTGTGTTCATGAGCGTTTTCCTGTGACCTCAAACATGATGCAGGTGTGGAACCTGTGGGGGGGACTCATCTACCTGTTGGCCCCGCCCAAAACACAAGTGGAGGGCCTAGAGGTCACAGTGCAGATGGCTGTACCTGCACCATATTATAAATCTG GTGTGACAACAGCAGCTGAGTGGTCGCTGCTGCGCACAGCTCCTTCCCCCTGGGCCGAGTTGGAGTTTGACAACATCATCCTCACTGTGCCGTCAGAAGCTGTGCGGAACCTGGACCGCCCTGATGAGTTGGCGGCACATTGGAATGAAATCATGAAGGCCATAGCTGACCTGGCTGTCATACCACACAAATTTCCCCGCAAAGAACGCTTTGTGACTGATGTGCAGATTTCAGCTG GTTGGATGCATTCAGGTTATCCTGTCATGGCACACAAGGTCTCAGCATCCGAGTTGGTCAGCATCAACATTGCTAAGAGTAATGGCATTTGGGGCCCGATCCATGAGCTGGGACACAAccagcagagaggctgctggGAGTTCCCATCACACACTACAGAGTGCACATGCAACCTGTGGTCAGTGTATGTGCATGAAGAGGTGCTGGGGATCAACAGGGCACAG GCTCATCCAGATATGACTTTAGCCAGTCGAAAAGCTCGAGCAGCAGAGTACGCCAAAGGGGGCAGGAAACTCAGCGACTGGCACTTGTGGGTGGCCCTGGAGACGTATATGCAG CTCCAGGAGAAGTTTGGCTGGGATGCCTTTAAAAAGGTGTTTGCTGCCTACCACAAGATGAGCAACTTTCCCCAGGACAACAAAGGAAAGATGAACCTGTATGCTGAGACTTTCTCCCAGACTGTGAAGATGAACCTGGCAGGATTCTTTAAGGCCTGGGGTTGGCCTATTGAAACTGCCACTGAGGAGAAACTCTCCAACCTGTCGCCCTGGAGTGACCACCCCATGACCCAGTATGACTGA
- the LOC115566066 gene encoding complement factor B produces MDVKPILWILLFTSAQKVSLQEYGDSYEDAAYDMQPLNCSTTESIKGGQVTYSQGGLEGSVLTYHCSPGQYPHPVSYRLCSADGEWSPMRLANGRQVSRATCKDVLCPAQLQLDHGDFWPRDQWLRVGATQSFSCQEGFTLYGSAQRNCTLSGEWTGSTPVCDNHADDCNDPGVPPGAQRSGGRFHTGEKVIYRCQAGLDLLGSAERVCLENREWTGSTPRCQGPNTFDSPSTVAAAMAGSLAGIMDVLSPDSKKKNAEASFGRSFRVAEVSRMNVYILLDTSGSIAKTDFEKSREATIALIRKLDSYEVQMNFHVLSFASEAIDIVNITDTDISGNIDDVIWQLIEFDYHSHGKKTGTNLYAALRRVNEMISYFKRNSAKNHFNETQNIIIIETDGFSNTGMKPQIALARIRDLLGYQATSPDHTDETMLDVYVFGLGEDVKKDQLNALASKKRGENHVFVLKDYDTLGEVFNSIISDKSVTMCGIAQEHMKDPEENKGLHTKPWHVSVTVTKNPLCFGSILSPNWVLTAAHCFAKASTDNVPQDVSIKHGEGIVSSKRVIMHPGFNTRALQHRNVSEFYDYDVALVQVNKSIPLSWKARPICLPCTVPASRAMKRVNSTCQQHREELLPTKETAAFFIHDHKEPERKETYIHTQSERPSCVEKAMQTLRDPTDVTLDEYVSDRFLCSGGSSGYEYSISCKGDSGGSLFLQKRKRYFQVGVLSWGTMDVCNPVNTVRGMDKRVRPHPDARDFHIDVFKIMPWLKGHLGEEIQFLPDLN; encoded by the exons ATGGATGTCAAGCCCATACTATGGATCCTTCTCTTCACCTCTGCTCAGAAAG TGTCCCTGCAGGAGTACGGGGATAGCTATGAGGATGCTGCATACGACATGCAGCCTCTGAACTGCTCGACCACCGAGAGCATCAAAGGTGGACAGGTCACCTACTCACAG GGAGGGCTGGAGGGCAGCGTGTTGACCTATCACTGCAGCCCAGGGCAGTACCCTCACCCTGTCAGCTACAGGCTCTGCAGTGCTGATGGGGAGTGGTCACCCATGAGATTAGCCAATGGCAGACAGGTGTCACGGGCCACGTGCAAAG ATGTGTTGTGCCCGGCTCAGCTCCAGTTGGATCATGGTGACTTCTGGCCAAGGGACCAGTGGCTCCGTGTTGGGGCGACGCAGAGCTTCTCCTGCCAGGAAGGGTTCACTCTGTACGGGTCAGCCCAGAGAAACTGCACCCTCTCTGGGGAGTGGACGGGCTCCACTCCTGTTTGTGACAACCATG CTGACGACTGCAATGACCCAGGAGTCCCACCAGGGGCCCAGAGGTCAGGGGGCCGGTTTCACACTGGAGAGAAGGTGATCTACCGTTGTCAGGCTGGTCTGGATCTGCTCGGGTCGGCTGAAAGGGTTTGCCTGGAGAACAGGGAGTGGACTGGCTCAACACCGCGGTGCCAAG GTCCCAATACCTTTGACTCCCCCAGCACCGTGGCAGCAGCCATGGCAGGGTCACTTGCTGGAATCATGGATGTACTTTCACCAGACtccaaaaagaaaa ATGCGGAGGCGTCCTTCGGCCGATCCTTCCGTGTGGCTGAAGTCAGTCGTATGAATGTCTACATTTTACTGGACACTTCAGGAAGCATCGCAAAGACAGACTTTGAAAAATCCAGGGAGGCCACCATTGCTCTCATCAGAAAG CTGGACAGCTACGAGGTGCAGATGAACTTCCACGTGTTGTCATTTGCCAGTGAGGCTATAGACATTGTAAACATCACAGATACTGATATAAGCGGTAACATTGATGACGTCATATGGCAGCTGATAGAGTTCGACTACCACA GCCATGGAAAAAAGACGGGCACCAACCTCTACGCTGCCCTGCGACGTGTCAATGAGATGATCAGCTACTTCAAGCGAAACAGCGCCAAGAACCACTTTAACGAGACCcagaacatcatcatcatagaAACAGACG GTTTCTCTAACACGGGGATGAAGCCTCAGATTGCTCTGGCCCGTATCCGTGATCTTCTGGGCTACCAGGCCACATCACCCGATCACACAGATGAGACAATGCTGG ATGTCTATGTGTTTGGTTTGGGTGAAGACGTCAAGAAGGATCAGTTGAACGCCCTAGCCTCAAAGAAACGCGGTGAGAATCACGTCTTCGTTCTGAAAGACTACGATACCCTGGGAGAGGTGTTCAACAGCATCATTA GTGACAAGAGTGTGACGATGTGTGGGATAGCGCAGGAACACATGAAGGATCCAGAGGAGAATAAAGGCCTCCACACCAAACCCTGGCATGTCAGTGTGACCGTGACCAAG AACCCGCTCTGTTTCGGATCTATTCTGAGCCCAAACTGGGTGCTGACAGCTGCTCACTGCTTTGCCAAAGCGAGCACAGACAATGTCCCTCAGGATGTGTCAATAAAACACG GTGAGGGCATAGTGTCATCCAAGCGGGTGATCATGCACCCGGGGTTCAACACCAGGGCACTCCAACACAGGAATGTGTCCGAGTTCTATGACTACGATGTGGCTCTGGTGCAGGTGAACAAGAGTATCCCGCTCTCCTGGAAAGCCAG ACCAATCTGCTTGCCGTGTACGGTGCCAGCCAGCCGAGCGATGAAGAGAGTCAACTCTACCTGTCAGCAGCACA GGGAGGAACTACTACCAACAAAGGAGACTGCCGCCTTTTTCATCCATGACCATAAAGAACCTGAGCGCAAAGAAACATATATTCACACACAGAGCGAA AGGCCTAGCTGCGTGGAGAAGGCGATGCAAACACTCAGAGATCCCACCGATGTGACTTTGGATGAGTATGTATCCGACAGATTTCTCTGCTCCGGGGGATCTTCAGGATATGAGTACTCCATCTCCTGTAAAG GCGACTCTGGTGGATCCCTGTTCCTGCAAAAAAGAAAGCGCTACTTTCAG GTGGGGGTACTGAGCTGGGGCACAATGGATGTATGCAACCCAGTCAACACAGTTCGGGGAATGGACAAGAGGGTCAGGCCGCATCCTGATGCTCGAGACTTTCACATCGACGTGTTCAAGATAATGCCGTGGCTGAAGGGGCACCTGGGGGAGGAGATCCAGTTCCTGCCTGACCTTAACTGA
- the pnkp gene encoding bifunctional polynucleotide phosphatase/kinase gives MSCTLVSADGARVSLEDGRAVILGRGPDTGVADKKCSRHQVKVVACFADQDAVVTQLGPNPSFLDGEQLVRGQSGKLTHGGTLYLVNQSHPFKLQYSLSSNGAASSTARTGLKATDKTKGGLNGKEKEAQSSPNPKRSLKDFFPTSPMKRSKRQLSPDKGHPAVKRQRRNVEASDGQMKEEEEEEEERLAEEKLKQLQELAEKSTTERSNSAQASSSSSSSKGCLRSNWQQIGNLMLYTAAGVKGSDKIAGFDIDGCIITTKSGKVFPTGPDDWKILYHEIQPRLASLLRKGYKVVFFTNQMGIARGKLRPEVFKSKVEDILTRLQLPVQVFVAAGPGIYRKPVMGMWNHLCEKANDGVTVDQKQSFYVGDAAGRPENWAPGKKKKDFSSSDRLFALNIGLEFHTPEEYFLGWKRALFNLPNFDPRKIDSTAKLYDPPSASLTSGQTEVIVAVGFPASGKSTFFHTHVIPKGYVYVNRDTLGSWQNCVSACERALKEGRSVAVDNTNPDPESRKRYVDVAKAAGVPCRCFQFSASLEQAKHNNRFREMTPSNSKHAKVNDMVFHSYKKHFVPPALSEGFSEILQVHFVPDFKDSQSETLFRQFSEG, from the exons ATGTCGTGTACGTTGGTTAGCGCCGATGGAGCCCGGGTCTCTCTCGAGGATGGGCGAGCTGTGATTCTGGGCCGAGGTCCGGACACCGGAGTCGCCGATAAGAAATGCTCCCGGCACCAGG TTAAGGTGGTGGCTTGTTTTGCAGACCAGGATGCGGTTGTTACTCAg CTGGGTCCAAATCCCAGTTTCCTGGACGGTGAGCAGCTTGTTCGGGGCCAGTCTGGTAAACTCACCCATGGAGGTACCCTCTACCTGGTTAACCAGAGCCACCCGTTTAAACTGCAGTACTCCCTGAGCTCAAACGGAGCGGCCTCCAGCACTGCGCGGACAGGACTGAAAGCGACAGATAAGACAAAGGGAGGACTGAATGGGAAGGAAAAGGAGGCACAGTCGAGTCCAAATCCCAAGCGCAGTCTCAAGGATTTCTTTCCTACCTCTCCCATGAAg cgATCAAAAAGGCAGCTGAGCCCAGACAAGGGGCACCCTGCGGTGAAGCGTCAAAGAAGAAATGTGGAGGCCTCAGACGGACagatgaaagaagaagaggaggaggaagaggagagactgGCTGAAGAGAAGCTCaagcagctgcaggagctggCAGAGAAGTCTACGACAGAGAGGAGTAACAGTGCCCAggcttcatcatcttcatcgtcCTCAAAGGGCTGTCTAAGGAGCAACTGGCAGCAGATAGGCAACCTGATGCTTTACACTGCTGCTGGTGTCAAAGGGAGTGACAAG ATTGCTGGGTTTGACATAGATGGCTGTATCATCACCACCAAGTCTGGCAAAGTCTTTCCCACTGGACCAGATGACTGGAA GATTCTGTACCATGAGATTCAGCCAAGACTGGCCAGCTTGCTCAGAAAAGGATACAAG GTGGTGTTCTTCACCAACCAGATGGGGATAGCTAGAGGTAAACTGAGACCAGAAGTGTTCAAGTCCAAGGTGGAGGACATCCTTACTAGGCTGCAGCTCCCTGTGCAG GTGTTCGTAGCAGCCGGTCCTGGTATCTACAGGAAACCAGTGATGGGAATGTGGAATCACTTGTGTGAGAAG GCAAATGATGGCGTGACTGTCGACCAGAAGCAGAGTTTTTATGTTGGAG ATGCTGCAGGTAGGCCAGAGAATTGGGCTccagggaagaagaagaaggacttCTCCAGCAGTGACCGACTG TTTGCTCTGAATATTGGGTTGGAGTTCCACACACCAGAGGAGTACTTCCTGGGCTGGAAGCGTGCCCTGTTTAATCTGCCCAATTTTGATCCT AGGAAGATTGACAGCACTGCAAAGCTTTACGACCCGCCGTCTGCGTCCCTCACCTCTGGCCAGACAGAAGTGATTGTTGCTGTGGGCTTCCCTGCAT CGGGAAAATCCACCTTCTTCCATACCCACGTCATACCAAAAGGCTATGTGTATGTCAACAGG GACACACTCGGCTCATGGCAGAACTGTGTGTCGGCATGTGAGCGTGCTTTGAAAGAGGGCCGCAGCGTCGCCGTAGACAACACCAACCCAGACCCAGAGTCTCGTAAACG CTATGTGGACGTGGCCAAGGCCGCTGGAGTGCCCTGTCGCTGTTTCCAGTTCTCTGCCTCTCTGGAGCAagccaaacacaacaacaga TTCCGTGAGATGACTCCATCAAACAGCAAACACGCCAAGGTCAATGACATggttttccacagctacaa GAAACACTTTGTGCCTCCTGCTCTGTCTGAGGGATTCTCCGAGATCCTCCAGGTCCACTTCGTCCCGGATTTCAAAGACAGCCAATCGGAAACCCTGTTCCGGCAGTTTTCTGAGGGCTGA